DNA sequence from the Nicotiana tomentosiformis chromosome 3, ASM39032v3, whole genome shotgun sequence genome:
caTCTTGGGTCATCACATTTGGTAGGATGCATTAGCTTGCTTTTGGTATTACTAATCCCTTATTTGGTACACTTTTTCAATTTATGTAttactaatgcaagtattagttatacaacgTATTTGGTACTATCCTATGCATAACTGATACATAGCAAACTATGGTATTAGCAATAACAAagctattaatgcatgcattagcatggTTAAAGACAACATCGTCCCTAAAGTCCCTTAAAGCTAAAGAATATGGAGGACATTTTTGTAAACAGctaatttttcttaaaaattatgcaatgcattttaatttttaatacaccacacaACAGTGGATAAGAAATAATCTATGCAtagctaatgcttgcattactaacACATGCATTACTAATCactgcattactaatacaccttattcaacATTATTCTTGTACATCCTACCGACCCCTAAGTATCTTCACAGATCACATCAGCAATTGGGATGATGGCTATTTTCATAGTCTAAGTAAAACTGGAAATTTTTTGGTTGCGTTTCTGTGAAACTCACTAAAATATCATACAGCTCTTCCCCGATACCAtggttattaaaaaaaaaacaataaaataagaTCGTACAGCTCTTCAAGCAGTTTTCTCGTTAATTTCAAGGGATCATGGGAAATTAGATATGATCCACACACTCTGCAGTCAGCACACATAAATCATTCCCCTGAAGTTTGCATTCCTCCACATATCACTAAATTTTACCATCCCAAAATATCAATTTACTTGAAAAACTTATTTCCACTTTCCTTACTGAAAAATCATTGGCAAAATGTCATTTCAAGAAACTTTAACATCTTTTGTATGGTATCGAAGTATCTAATCCTCGTTCTACCATCATTAGCTTTATTCTCTTTACATCCTCTAGTAGACCAGCATTGTTGTAAATCTTCATCAAAAGTTCAAAATTATGCTCATTATCTGGTTCCAACTCGAACAGACGTTCCGCAGCTATCTCTCCTATTTTAACATTGCTATGTCTGTAGCAAGCATATAACAGTGCACCCCAAATGGTTGGTCCAGCTTCAAATTCCATTCTCTTCATTACTAAATCAAAAGCTTTGTCTATCAATCCTATCCTTCCATATAGATTCACCATACAACTATAATGTTCCATCCTTGGACTAATATCATACCTCTCTTTCATTATTCTAAACAACCTCTCCCCATCCTCTAGTTTCCCTAAATGAGCACAAGTCGACAGCAATGACACAAATGTAACTCCATCTGGTGCGGCACCAAATTTCACCATCTTCTCAAAGTACGATAGAGCTTCAGGGTGCTTAGAGTGAGCTGAAATGACCGAATTCCATGATACCACATCTCGTTCGTGCATATGTTCAAATAACCATCGCACTTGCTTCAACTTTTTTTGGTCCGAATAGAAGTCAACCAAAGAGTTAACAACAGACAATTCTTGATTAGTCCCTCGACGAAGAACCCATCCATGAATTTGTTTACCAATTGAGAAAGGTAATCTGGCCACAAGTAATGCTGATATAGAGACAGAGTCAGGTAATATTCCATCACGTATCATAAGACGAAACAAGTTGAACGCCTCACTAATAAGCTCATGCCTAATGTATCCGATGAGCATTGAATTCCAAGAAACCAAATCTTTTGTCCCAATTTGATCAAAGAGTTTCCGAGCCTTAACGATATCACCACATTTGGCGTACATATCAACAAGCGCGTTTAAAATAAACCCATTACTTTCCAACCCACGACGAATCACATGCCGATGAACTTCCTCTCCTGCATGAATCAACCCAACTCCTCCACATGCCTTCAACGCACGTGGGAAAGTGTAACAATCAGGCTCCACACCCTCCTCCACCATCTGAAAATAAATTGCCAGCGCATCTTCAAACAAGCCATTCTCAGCATAGCCAGATATAATCGAATTCCAAGGAAATGCTGAGGCATTTCTctttggcattttatcaaacagttCGTGTGCCTTCAGGGTTTGTCCACTACACGCATAAAGCCTTATCAGTTTGGATGAAATGCCAACGTTTTTACGTAAAAGTTTCTCGGGGATGAGCCGATGAACACGGATACCATGATCAATAGCCTGTAAATTAAAGCATGTTTCTAAAAGGGAAGCGAAGATTTGTGGGTCGTTAACCTCAGTGCCATTATTTACTGTAGACTCTAATTTAGTGATGACAGTTTCAAGAGCTTCAAGTTTGGTTTTGGGAGGGCTTCTTTGATTGAAAACCAGCTGGTTTTGGCGTGATTTTGGAAGACTGATGTGGGTTTTACGGTTTACCCAAGTCTGTTTTGGATTTTGCAGTTTCCTAATTTTTGTGTTTTCGTTTGTAAAAGAGAAAGTTGGGTATGCGGATTTTGCACAGGGATAGGGAGATCTGAAATTAATGCTAATGGAAATGTTTTGCTGCAATGGCAGAGCCATTATCTCCATCTACAATGTCTGTCTGTTCCAGTGAACTAATGAAGAATCTTCACCTCTTTACAGTTGCTTGTAAACATCCATCTAAAAGCATTTTCAGGCAAAGAAGTAAAAGCCCTGGGACAAAGAGTCCTATGCCCTGGCGTGCCTCCACGTGTATGTCGAGTCATATAATATATGATTTATTGAATTTGGAGTTTAGACATGATTCCCTCTTGCTAGTTATATATTTGTGGTACTGCATATGTATGTCTGAGTTATGCAGTATACGGTTATTGAATGTGGAGTTTAGACATTGTTCTATCTTGCTAGCTATGTATTTGTGGTACTGCTTGTGTGTCGACTCATGTCGTATACGATTTATTGAATTTGGAGTTTAGATATGGTTCCTTCTTGCTAGCTATGTATTTGTAGAACTGCATATGTATGTCGAGTCATGTAGTATATCGTTTATTGAATTTGAAGTTTAGACATGGTTCCTTCTTGCTAGCTGTGTATTTGTGGTATGCATGTATATGTCGAGTCATGTAGTATATGATTTATTAAATTTGAAGTTTAGACATGATTCTTTCTTGCTAGCTATGTATCTGTAATACTGCATGCATATATCGAGTCATGTCGTATACGATTTATTGAATATGGAGTTTAGACATGGTTCCTTCTTGCTAGCTATGTATTTGTAGTACTGCATGTGTATGCCGAGTCATGTTGTATACCATTTATTGAATTTGAAGTTTAGACATGGTTCCTTCTTGCTAGCTATGTATTTGTGGTATGCATGTGTATGTCGAGTCATGTAGTATATGATTTATGAAATTTGAAGTTTAGACATGGTTCCTTCTTGCTAGCTATGTATTTGTAGTACTGTATGTGTATGCCGAGTCATATAGTATACCGTTTATTGGATTTGATGTTCAGAAATGGTTCCTTCGTGCTAGCTATGTATTTGTAGTACTACATGTGTATGCCGAGTCATGTAGTATACCGTTTATTGAATTTGAAGTTTAGACATGGTTCCTTCTTGCTAGCTAGGTATTTGTGGTATGCATGTGTATGTCGAGTCAAGTAGTATATGATTTATTAAATTTGAAGTTTAGACATGGTTCCTTCTTGCTAGCTATGTATTTGTAGTACTACATGTGTATGCCGAGTCATATAGTATACCGTTTATTGAATTTGATGTTCAGAAATGGTTCCTTCTTGCTAGCTATGTATTTGTAGTACTGTATGTGTATGCCGAGTCATGTAGTATATGATTTATTAAATTTGAAGTTTAGACATGGTTCCTTCTTCCTAGCTATGTATTTGTAGTATGCATGTGTATGTCGAGTCATATAGTATATGATTTATTAAATTTGAAGTTTAGACATGGTTCCTTCTTGCTAGCTATGTATTTGTAGTACTACATATATATGCCGAGTCATGTAGTATACCGTTTATTGAATTTAAAGTTTAGACATGGTTCCTTCTTACTAGCTATGTATTTGTGGTATGCATGTGTATGCCGAGTCATGTAGTATATCGTTTATTAAATTTGAAGTTTAGACATGATTCCTTCTTGCTAGCTATGTATTTGTAGTATTGCATGTGTATGCCGAGTCATGTAGTATACAGTTTATTGAATTTGAAGTTTAGACATGGTTCCTTCTTGCTAGCTATGTATTTGTGGTATGCATGTGTATGTCGAGTCATGTAGTATACCGTTTATTAAATTTGAAGTTTAGACATGGTTCCTTCTTGCTAGCTATGTATTTGTGGTATGCATGTATATGTCGAGTCATGTAGTATATGAATTTGAAGTTAAATTTGAAGTTTAGATATGGTTCCTTCTTGCTAGCTATGTATTTGTAATATTGCATGCATTATATCGAGTCATCTCGTATACGGTTTATTGAATTTGGAGTTTAGACATTGTTCCTTCTTTCTAGCTATGTATTTGTAGTACTACATGTGTATGCCGAGTCATGTTATATACCGTTTATTGAATTTGAAGTTAAATTTGAAGTTTAGACATGGTTCCTTCTTGCTAGCTATGTATTTGTAGTATTACATGTGTATGCCGAGTCATGTAGTATACCGTTAATTGAATTTGAAGTTTAGACATGGTTCCTTCTTGCTAGCTATGTATTTGTGGTATGCATGTGTATGTCGAGTCATGTAGTATACCGTTTATTAAATTTGAAGTTTAGACATGATTCCTTCTTGCTAGCTATGTATTTGTGGTATGCATGTGTATGTCGAGTCATGTAGTATACCGTTTATTAAATTTGAAGTTTAGACATGGTTCCTTCTTGCTAGCTATGTATTTGTGGTATGCATGTGTATGTCGAGTCATGTAGTATACCGTTTATTAAATTTGAAGTTTAGACATGGTTCCTTCTTGCTAGCTATGTATTTGTGGTATGCATGTGTATGTCGAGTCATGTAGTATAtgatttattaaatttaaagtttAGGCATGATTCTTTCTTGCTAGCTATGTATTTGTAATGCTCCATGCATATATCGAGTCATGTAGTATGCAGATTATTGAATTTGGAATTTAGACATGATTTCTTCTTGCTAGCTATGTAGTTGTAGTAGCTAAGCTTTAGGCATTGAAGTCAAGAATATATCCATGTCCGGAGGGTAGAGTTCgttttttatatcttctttaattatttttcctGTATTGCCCATGAAGTTATTTGGATTTTATTTTAATACAAACAGGTATTTTTCTTCACTTGTTTTTTCAGTTTCTCTTGTTCTTAGAGCTCCCAAGGTTACTCAAAGTCGTATTTCAAGCGGATTGATTGTTTGTCGTGTCAACTGACTATTAGCCACCAAAGTTGCAGAGCTGTATTCCCCTGAGCAGATAAAAAGTTCAATGATGTAACATTTTGGCTCCATCTGCTTTACTTAATGAAGATTTAAATTCGAATCATTTAGATCATAGTctttcaaatatttctaaagactCTCTATAATAGAAAGAAATTGTGTCTTGTTATATcattaaattaattttggatCATGTCCAATTCTAGTCCTAAAAAGAATAAGCGGtcactgcaaatataatccggtttaaaAGTCCGtaatcgaatcccacagagaactaagattTTGATGTAACTGTTAAGTATCACTAAAAATACAAGCTCGaacaatttttaatttataaatattaagattttgTTTTCTtactaattaactagcaaattaaaatataaattaaccAAATTTATAAACAATTTAtatcacgcagatcatatctgctatccagaaaaaattaaccaaatttatttctttctggaattttctattCCTTGGATACACAAGTGGAATCTAGAAgtcggattcactgaagaacaagtctcatgcttatacaggactttttacaataatttttgggataagctaatgaagaaggatcccaaaacaaaaaccttatatggtcaagaactcttggattcaatcgagaTGACAATTCAAGAATATTCCagcaaacctcagaaagaggtaattgatgacagttcagtaaggcatattgccagaaggatctcctttcaagaagaaGATAAAGCAGAGATGATTAATAAATACTTGAAAGAGGTCAAAAGAAATTTACTTCATTCCATCAATCAATATGAAAAATCAGATACGTCAATGCAGAGTGAAATAAGCAATGATGATATAgctgaagattctcagcccattgaagcagaaagaatattatctgaagaagacttaaataaaatagaagaattcatccgcaaaaTGAAAGAAGCGGAAAAGAGACCAGCACGgtgaaacagctggaccccacAAAACAGTGAAACCGccggaccccactcaaacagtaaatacactgtttcaacagtagatacactgtttcaacagtagatacactgtttcaacagtagaaacactgtaacagggacccacgggacccactttttactgttcatagattccttttctttttctatttatagaattcATTCGTTCATTCTTCAGAGGCAGACGTTgagactccctctctctagaattctctctctctctctctctctctaagagtaagtaaagagttagtttaaagtttgtagattgtaatagaagatcaagtaaataaaagtttttcggttcttcatcttcagggccttgcttcttggccacaaggtacatatTTCTGTCTTTTCTTAGTTAgcttttcttctagtctctcctctctggccgtgacaatgtccggctaagagatatcatatctatgttgaatatctaacttctctcctatatacaccatgaaagcgacggcatctattaaaatataaatgagttttatatatagagttttgatttggtgtcaagatggttggtacagtctgatataacactgctcttattggctttgccttagtggcttcatctagccagccgtgaacctcagcccgataaaggaagttaaaagggcatcttctttcacggttagaactgctagacacatgggctcaataaaagtatgtattatattatgacagaccccttgcttgagtaaaggtttttaacctttcatacagtcattaaactatatataaaattcaagtatatttcaattcttatatccttactgattgtgcggattaccgccagtctttaaatataaggatactgaattagctagattaagaattttcaaatatgttaaaatagaaatctttaactggtggaaaccttccaggcatataaaagccagatgtgaggtgtgaaacaagtccagttcccggtcaaacggtgatttctgttttaatttaattgagaaggcatggcggattaccgcccgccacttgatcctgttaaatggTATCAGAGTCTCAAAAATaatagtaagtttgcagatagcagatatgctgataaacctagaatgcagacttattattacaatcgtcctactcctcaagatgttttaatagaggaacgtgattggaatcagactaatatgtcttatagtggttccgaaatctatgaatggaatcttgataGTTTGACTGATAGGCAATTAACTATTCttgtacatagaatgcttatgtatgtaACTATCTGTAAAAGCGTAAAaaatacagataggaatatttgcagaatgattgttgcaggttttactggccaactgcgtggctggtgggacaattatttgacTATAGAAGAAAGAGTAATGGTTATTAATGCTCAAGCCACtgacgaaggagttgataacttaggcatggtcCTAGTGGCAAATAGGGAAGATGccgtttatacccttattcttactatattagaacactttaatggtagatttaccaaccagaACGAGACTGTTcgtactctccttaatagccttagatgtaagactttaagtgagtttagatggtataaagacacttttatgagtagagtgatggaactaccagaaaataagcttgaacattggaaagctaagtttatagatggccttccttctttatttgctgaaagagATAGAAAAattttaagaggtagttatggtgaaattccatacagagactatacctatggtaagttgataggaatttgcacacaagaagggttaaacctgtgcaatgaattaagattgtccagacatcttaaaatggataagcttaaggaaagaaaccaattaggagacttttgcacccagttcggtttacccgagacttctactcataggaagaagaaacataagtatcatagataccccaaccaagacagtccttataggaggaagagatctagatatagatccaaagaagaacgagaagctaagaaagcccatcgtaaggctactagatttaccaaaaataggtctaagagagACCTAGCTGACATTAAGTattataagtgtggtaaatttggccatatagctccgaattgtaagcttcaaaagctgaaaaccttaggactagacgatgagttacatgataaggtttatggtttgttatacacttctggatcagaatcggattattattctgagtcagaatccgaagctgaaatagatttacttgatttatctgatagtgataaaaatgttgataatacttgtacaacttgcaaaggtgatacatgtgcttgtgatgatgaattttataaattacaatcacaatttgaaaatttaaatatgaaaactattacatctgataatgtaatagaacttttaaaagaagttactgatgaaaaacttcgtgaaaaaattattaatttggcactagttcaagttctaattcaagttctaaatttgcaaaaccttttgaaaaagaatttgaatattctccgccttattctttactggaggttaataaccgtcttttaaataaaaatgCAACTCCTGCAAtaaattcttctttcgatgatttaaaaattgaagttgaaaacttgaaacgagagattaaatctcttaaacaaaatcaaatgatttgtgatcataggattactcagattgagaaaatcaattctccagctgagaaatctaatgataaaaataaaagtatttttgaaaatgatattgaagaaaaacctattagttttaatcctaaacatgatatgtttttaggaatgatgcaaattattactgctcacaaatggtatattaaatgtactattctcattgataataatttttctattacaaacattgccatgattgatagtggagcagatgttagctgcattcaagaaggtttaatacctacgaaatattttcaaaaaactactcatatggttagatctgcatccggacatgctttagatataaagtataaattgcctaatacgggtatttgtcagaataaagtttgtattcctcacttctttttcttggttaaaaatcagttataccctccaattatacttggaacaccgtttattaacgctATTTATCCTTTTACCAGCAttgactcgaaaggttttactgctacttataaggataaagagattaGTTATAATTTTGTTACggatccagtaactagagatattaatgctttaattgatatgaagcaaaaacatgttgattctttataattagaattgtttagtatgaatatatttaatactttaaattctactaaagtacaggaaaaaatcaaattgatttccgagcagattgctattgatatttgtgatgagcatcctagtgctttttggaatcgaaaaaagcatattgtcactcttccatatgaagacaATTTCTCTGagaatgatattcctactaaatctagaccttgtcagatgaacgcagaattagtagaattttgcaaaaaagagattgatagtttgctatcaaagggtctgataaaaccctcaaaatctccttggtcatGTACAGccttttatgttaataacgcagctgaaaaggaacgtggtgttcctagattagtcataaattataagcccttgaataaatatttaaaGTGGGTTAGGTATCatattcctaataaaagagatttattgtctagattatatggcgccaatatattttcaaattttgatttaaaatctggatattggcagattcaaatatttaaagagcatacttatagaactgcttttaatgttccatttgggcaatatgaatggaatgttatgccttttggtttgaaaaatgccccttcagaattccaaaaaattatgaatgatattttcaacccctaTCTTAAACTTCATGCAAAGTTTCAAATAAATTGGAACGGGGGAATAACTTTTATATCAATTAGGTTCCAACAATTTATATCATTACCGATAAAATGAGGATGTTAAGAGTagataatttctaaaataaaaaatattatatatattttttttggatAGACTAAAAagtaaattattatataaaataggaCGAGGAGTAGGACTAATATTCTATCAGTTTtaaaattcttaaatttcattaacAATTCAATAAATATGCACTTAACATGAGTTATGTTAAAAAATTGACCAACAACAATATGGGGTCTAAGGaggataatgtgtacgcagaccttatctctaTCCTATGGGTAGAGagattatttccgatagaccctcaacttagtaaaaaaatatttttcaacagaTTGaacaagaaaataataataataagcccTGTTAAAAATACTGAAGATAAAATCTTAACAAcaataaaataacaaaatactAAGAAAATTGAAGCAAGGAGAACAACAGGTAATAATGGAAATTGAGCGATAAGAAAATACGAGaacgataataataataataataataataataataataataataataataccgaAAATGTAAAAAGATTGAGCAACTTTACTAATTGGCAAACAAACGTTCTTTTTTTCATGTGGTGGTGAACAATTTTACTAACAACTGCTCTCTATAGACTTTTCTCCTTGTTCGGCACAGCAAAACTGAAAGCCTAGGAGATATACAAAGGGCGCATTCGAATGATTCCACCACTCCTGCGCACGTTAGCAAAAGGCTCCATTGTCCTTATTGGTGGATCCATCACTATCTCTGCACTCACCACTTCAATCCTTCGCCGTAAAGCCTTAATTAACAAGGTAAGTTATtggttttttcctttttcttttgataaTATATTTTCTGTGTTTCAGAAAATcaagattttcatatttttgtgtggcaTTATTATATGTGCAGGAAAAGTTGGGGAAGTTTTGTGGGTGTTGTAAAGGAAAGGGATTTTATATATGTAAGCTGTGCAAGGGAAATGGTACAATAAGGTGGTCTCCACTGTATGATCCTGTGTTTATAAATCCATGTGTTTGTCCTACTTGCGATGGTCAGAAGTGAGTTGCCTGAATTAATTCAATTTTAATCTGCATATACAAATGTGAACTGtaaaagttttaatttttttgttaaattttgtAGGGTACAGCGATGTCTCAATTGTTTGGGAGATGGACGGGTAGTATAATTTAGAGTAAAAGGCATTCCATGAAATGCACTCTACCTGTTCGATATAAAGACTATGCCAACATTGGTTTCCAAAGGCAGAAGCAATTTTATCTTTGCCTTAAAAATGTGTGattcttttaacaaaaaaaaggtTATGTATTGTCTTTTAGTTGCTATCTATATCACACCTCTAGGGGTGTACGTTGTGTGAATGCATGATGTTTTGTGCAATGAAGCTAGGGGGAATCAGGGTCATTTCTGGTGCTGATTCCTGAAATTGAACGAGTAAAGTAGTGCCACGAATAAATGGAGCAAAAAAAGAAGCAAGGGGAGTTGTTCTCATTTGTCTGCTGCTCGGAAGCAAGGCTTTTTTATGGATCCAAATTGGGGTGTAGGATTGATGATGATAATGTCATTGATGTTTAAATTCTACCTTTTCCTAATCAAAAAATATAGGTGTCGTTGGCATTTTTAATGTTTATATGTATGTGACCAAGAGTTGAACGTTATTCTGGAGGAACAATCCCATAGTAGGGTTTGCGCTTGTTATGAACACAAATGAGTATTTCATCGAATTTTATTAAAAGCTGCTTAAATACGAATCAATCTTAGGGATGATATGGAATATCAAAGCTATTACTGTGCTAGAGCTCTCCACGAGTGCAGTGAGAATGAAGGGCGCTTTCAGTGGCGAGACTGAATGCGATGCATCAACCTAAGACTTTTACCAGAAAGAGAGCCAATCGGGTCACTTGGTTGGGAGTAGAGTGGAGATGTCATTTTGAAGTGTGGAGTCAGAGAGATGAGAAAACTAATCTTCTTATGACATGTTTACAAAGGGGTTACGTTATACAAGTCTAATTACCTACTCTTCCCGTGGCATACGCACCATTTAGGGGTCATTTGGTTTAGAAAAGATTGTAATGTAGAGATTATTTCCTGTTAAATGTTTGCCTTGATACATTATTAATTTGTACACAATGTGTAACTTATCGTTTGACACATTACACGTTAATATACAATATATAACTTAAAATATATCTTTAGTTTTTACACAAAATAAAAGCTTGTTTACTGTTATGAGGTTTAGGTCTATCATTTTAGTGTTCTTAATCCATCTATTATTAACACCCACATTCTTATTCAGCAACCTATAATACATAGATTCTTGAATAACTTAAGCAAGATATCATTTACAACAGAGATTCAACCTCCTCGCTACACCAACCATGGTGTCAGCTTCGGTCACCACTTATCTCCTGTCAAATATTGAGCCTACATAATGACTATGCGTTTTTTGGCTATATCTTTAAAATAACTTATATGCCAATTGATTGGTAACTCCAATAAAGCCTTGAGCTATATAACCCTAACGCCTGGCTAGCTACTCTTTGGAAATCACTTCTTAACTAGTGAGTAGTGACTAGTGTGTCCCCAATAACATAAACCTACTCGTTAAATTAGCAAGAGATTCAACCTTACTAGTGTTCATTAGTGCATACCCTGTGAATGTGCAAGATTAGATCATTCTGCCCATGCGCAAGTGACTATTGCAAAAGGATGGAAACATCATGAATGAATTGACGAAAAAACTAAGCCACCATAATACAGCAAAATTTAGGTTTCCAAGGAAAATTAACTTCAGGTTACAAAAAAGCCAGGAGACAAATCACCACTACATTGACTCCCAGTAAAACTAGCTGTTCACTAAAACCTGTAAGAAGCTTTAGCTCTGATGTGCTTGAAGAAGATCAAAACTGCATTATTGTAGCTATTTTACAGTCATCGCTTTAGGCAGAGGAAACACAACCCCATCCCTGCCCCTATCTACCTTCAAAAGTTATAATAAGgagtacaagtaacaaaaataGGAAAATCTTGATAATACCACTAGATGACAGCCTAGTCATGATACGAAACTCAACCTCTTCCTCCTGCTAAAATCTTTTTTCTTCCACCTGATAAATATAGAAAAATTTTCAGACAT
Encoded proteins:
- the LOC104096251 gene encoding uncharacterized protein, whose translation is MIPPLLRTLAKGSIVLIGGSITISALTTSILRRKALINKEKLGKFCGCCKGKGFYICKLCKGNGTIRWSPLYDPVFINPCVCPTCDGQKVQRCLNCLGDGRVV
- the LOC104119027 gene encoding pentatricopeptide repeat-containing protein At4g25270, chloroplastic; translation: MEIMALPLQQNISISINFRSPYPCAKSAYPTFSFTNENTKIRKLQNPKQTWVNRKTHISLPKSRQNQLVFNQRSPPKTKLEALETVITKLESTVNNGTEVNDPQIFASLLETCFNLQAIDHGIRVHRLIPEKLLRKNVGISSKLIRLYACSGQTLKAHELFDKMPKRNASAFPWNSIISGYAENGLFEDALAIYFQMVEEGVEPDCYTFPRALKACGGVGLIHAGEEVHRHVIRRGLESNGFILNALVDMYAKCGDIVKARKLFDQIGTKDLVSWNSMLIGYIRHELISEAFNLFRLMIRDGILPDSVSISALLVARLPFSIGKQIHGWVLRRGTNQELSVVNSLVDFYSDQKKLKQVRWLFEHMHERDVVSWNSVISAHSKHPEALSYFEKMVKFGAAPDGVTFVSLLSTCAHLGKLEDGERLFRIMKERYDISPRMEHYSCMVNLYGRIGLIDKAFDLVMKRMEFEAGPTIWGALLYACYRHSNVKIGEIAAERLFELEPDNEHNFELLMKIYNNAGLLEDVKRIKLMMVERGLDTSIPYKRC